GCTGATTATAAGCTCTTCCCGGCTGAGATAGCAAGTTTCTAGGATCACTTTTAACAGTACTTTTTCTTCCAGGCATTGAATTGCTACTGCTTTTATGGTTTCTAATGCTAAATCCCAATCCTTACTCTTGACTGCTGCTATGTTTTGCACCATATCCAATTCGTGAATTCCTGCCTCAATTACTGCTTTTGCTTCTTTTTTGACTGCTTTCCTGCTGCCAGCGCCCAAGGGGAAATTGATAACTGTACATACTCTTACGGGGTCTTTTACTAGTTTAAGGGCTTGAGCTATAAAATAGGAATTGATGCAAACGGAAGCTGTTTTAAATTGATTTGCCATCTTACAAAGTTCTTCAATATCCTGTGAATTGGCTTCTGCCTTTAATACTGTAGCATCAATAACAGAAGCTATTCCAGAATTTGGATCGTAAAGTTCATCCGGTTCATCGGCGCGGCATTTAGCACAGTGCAGACAGTACTTGTGAGCCCCTCCGCAACGGGCAAGGGTCTGGGAAGGGAAAAATTCTTGGGCGATTTGTTCAATACTTTTCATAATGATTCTCCTTTATGAATTGCCAATTGACCACAAGCTCCAAATACCTCTGCGCCTCTGCTACGGCGTAAGGTGATGGCTTGATGAATATT
Above is a genomic segment from Candidatus Cloacimonadota bacterium containing:
- the deoC gene encoding deoxyribose-phosphate aldolase, whose translation is MKSIEQIAQEFFPSQTLARCGGAHKYCLHCAKCRADEPDELYDPNSGIASVIDATVLKAEANSQDIEELCKMANQFKTASVCINSYFIAQALKLVKDPVRVCTVINFPLGAGSRKAVKKEAKAVIEAGIHELDMVQNIAAVKSKDWDLALETIKAVAIQCLEEKVLLKVILETCYLSREELIISCLFSKKAGAKFVKTSTGFGTAGAKADDIALMREVVGPKFGVKASGGIRNPETAKQMLDSGANRIGASSVKALI